From Spirosoma agri, one genomic window encodes:
- a CDS encoding APC family permease, translated as MADKLPNTLYSDDVTSEPTEFKRSLSLIDSTLIVSGSMIGSGVFIVTADMARNLGSSGWLLMLWVLTGVLTVAAALSYGELAGMMPKAGGQYIYIQRAYGRLTGFVYGWTVFTVIQTGTIAAVAVAFTKYTAVFIPALGPDNVLLALGPIKITLGSLFAISSLVLLTWLNSRGVQSGKLIQNVFTSAKLIALLGLIVIGITIGLSSGLLSTNLSNAWDASSTSATGEVIPLAGMALILAFGTSMIGSLFSADAWNNVTFIAGEIKNPRRNIPLALFFGTLIVTTIYFLANVSYLSLLPLKGLPTATDIVGRGIQFADADRVATAAVETVFGNVAVAIMAVLIMVSTFGCNNGLILAGARLYYAMAKDGLFIKQASHLNENAVPGRALWLQCIWASILCLSGKYGDLLDYCTFASLLFYMVTIAGLFRLRRTEPNAERPYRAFGYPVVPALYVIAALTICGILLYTKTFNTGMGLLIAGLGIPVYYLSTRNK; from the coding sequence ATGGCAGACAAACTACCCAATACGCTTTACTCGGATGACGTAACCTCCGAACCAACCGAATTCAAACGCTCACTCAGTCTGATCGACTCCACCCTGATTGTTTCAGGTTCGATGATCGGCTCGGGGGTGTTCATCGTTACCGCCGACATGGCCCGTAATCTTGGCTCATCGGGGTGGCTATTAATGCTTTGGGTCTTGACGGGCGTACTAACGGTGGCGGCTGCACTTAGCTATGGGGAGCTGGCCGGTATGATGCCCAAAGCAGGCGGACAGTACATTTATATTCAGCGGGCCTACGGTCGCCTGACGGGTTTTGTCTACGGGTGGACGGTGTTTACGGTCATTCAAACGGGCACGATTGCTGCGGTAGCCGTTGCGTTCACTAAATATACGGCGGTGTTTATTCCGGCCCTTGGCCCCGACAATGTCCTGCTGGCGCTGGGGCCCATCAAAATCACGCTGGGATCACTCTTCGCCATCTCGAGTCTGGTCCTGCTGACGTGGCTCAACAGCCGGGGGGTGCAAAGCGGCAAGCTGATTCAGAACGTGTTCACATCCGCCAAACTGATCGCTTTGCTTGGATTGATTGTGATCGGTATTACCATTGGACTCAGCAGTGGGTTGCTATCGACTAACCTCAGTAACGCCTGGGATGCGAGCAGTACGTCGGCAACGGGCGAGGTTATTCCGTTGGCGGGCATGGCGTTGATTTTAGCATTTGGCACGTCGATGATCGGGTCTTTATTTTCGGCGGATGCGTGGAATAATGTGACGTTTATTGCCGGAGAAATTAAGAATCCGCGCCGAAACATTCCGCTGGCTCTGTTTTTCGGTACACTCATTGTGACGACGATCTATTTCCTGGCGAACGTTTCCTACCTCTCCCTATTACCCCTCAAAGGCTTGCCAACGGCTACAGACATTGTTGGTCGTGGTATCCAGTTTGCCGATGCCGACCGCGTAGCAACAGCCGCCGTCGAAACGGTTTTTGGCAATGTAGCCGTTGCCATCATGGCCGTTCTGATCATGGTGTCGACCTTTGGTTGTAACAACGGGCTGATTCTGGCTGGCGCACGACTCTACTATGCTATGGCTAAAGACGGGCTGTTCATCAAGCAGGCATCCCACCTGAACGAAAATGCGGTTCCGGGTCGGGCGTTGTGGCTTCAATGCATCTGGGCGTCGATCCTTTGTTTGTCCGGTAAATACGGCGATCTGCTTGATTACTGCACCTTTGCGTCGCTGCTTTTCTACATGGTCACGATTGCCGGCCTGTTCCGACTCCGGCGGACCGAACCGAATGCCGAGCGTCCGTATCGTGCGTTTGGATATCCGGTTGTTCCCGCGCTCTATGTCATTGCTGCCCTGACGATCTGTGGCATTCTGCTCTATACCAAAACCTTCAACACGGGCATGGGCCTGCTGATCGCCGGACTCGGTATTCCGGTGTATTACCTGAGCACGCGCAACAAATAA
- the ubiG gene encoding bifunctional 2-polyprenyl-6-hydroxyphenol methylase/3-demethylubiquinol 3-O-methyltransferase UbiG, translating into MAHSANTHADQSDGKHSYTNNTVYEADHDIWWHPDALFFMLKTSVNPARMGYFSRIVQQHLPDVAGKTLLDVGCGGGILAEAFANLGIAVTGIDPSASAIDTARRHAGQGGLSITYRTGTGERLPFPDASFDFVSCCDVLEHVQDVDAVLMEISRVLKPGGFFFYDTVNRTWLSWLFLIKVAQDWKRWAFMKPNQHLYHRFVKPDELHQKMERLGLTNQDTRGMVADYPILKTLYWLRKRTSGDWTFRELGERMKMREGRDTNFCYMGWARK; encoded by the coding sequence ATGGCTCATTCTGCCAACACACACGCAGATCAATCCGATGGGAAACATTCCTATACCAACAATACTGTTTATGAGGCCGATCATGACATCTGGTGGCATCCTGACGCGTTGTTCTTCATGCTTAAAACCTCCGTCAACCCGGCGCGGATGGGTTATTTCAGTCGCATCGTGCAGCAACATTTGCCCGATGTCGCTGGTAAAACGTTGTTGGATGTTGGCTGCGGGGGAGGAATTCTGGCTGAAGCGTTTGCGAATCTGGGCATTGCCGTAACGGGTATCGATCCGTCCGCTTCAGCTATTGATACGGCTCGTCGTCATGCTGGTCAGGGGGGGCTATCCATCACGTACAGGACCGGAACGGGGGAACGGTTGCCATTTCCCGATGCTTCGTTCGACTTTGTGAGTTGCTGCGATGTACTGGAGCACGTTCAGGATGTCGATGCAGTGCTAATGGAAATCAGCCGCGTGCTAAAACCGGGTGGTTTCTTTTTCTACGATACCGTTAACCGGACCTGGCTAAGCTGGTTATTTCTGATCAAAGTTGCCCAGGACTGGAAACGATGGGCGTTCATGAAACCCAACCAGCATCTGTACCACCGATTTGTTAAACCCGACGAACTGCATCAGAAAATGGAGCGGCTGGGCCTGACGAACCAGGATACGCGCGGTATGGTCGCTGATTATCCTATACTGAAAACGCTTTACTGGCTCCGCAAGCGAACCTCCGGCGATTGGACATTCCGCGAACTGGGCGAACGAATGAAAATGCGCGAAGGGCGCGATACGAATTTTTGTTACATGGGCTGGGCAAGGAAATAG
- a CDS encoding LacI family DNA-binding transcriptional regulator, which yields MQQHLTTIIDIARQLGISKSTVSRALTGHPNVNAKTRQRVLELAEQLDYQRNQLAISLLTNQTRTVGIMVPEFISFFFPKVIIGAQEVLAEAGYNVVICHSNESYETEVANAKALLASRVDGLIVSHTKETRNFDHFRIFQRKGVPVVFFNRVCEDMDVSKVTVNDYEGAFRAVEHLIQTGRRRIAHLAGPDSLPNSRDRLNGYRDALRQYGIAEESELIISYDLTLEKANIYVNHLLNLAQPPDALFTINDPTAIEALKVIKSRGLRIPDDIAIVGFSNDPISALVEPSLTTVSQPVSEIGQQAATLLMEQMTDKDHSKPPRTIVLETQLIVRGSS from the coding sequence ATGCAGCAGCATCTAACTACGATCATTGATATTGCCCGTCAACTGGGAATATCCAAATCCACCGTTTCGCGGGCGTTGACGGGTCATCCAAATGTGAATGCGAAAACACGCCAGCGGGTGCTGGAACTGGCCGAGCAACTGGACTACCAGCGTAATCAACTGGCCATTTCGCTGCTAACCAATCAGACCCGTACGGTGGGCATCATGGTGCCGGAATTTATCAGTTTTTTCTTCCCGAAAGTGATCATTGGCGCACAGGAAGTGCTGGCGGAAGCGGGTTATAACGTGGTGATTTGCCACTCAAACGAATCGTACGAAACCGAAGTCGCAAATGCCAAAGCGTTACTGGCCAGCCGCGTCGATGGACTGATCGTGTCGCATACGAAAGAAACCCGCAACTTCGATCACTTCCGGATTTTTCAGCGGAAGGGTGTGCCGGTGGTCTTCTTCAACCGCGTGTGCGAGGATATGGATGTATCGAAGGTGACGGTCAATGATTATGAGGGTGCTTTTCGGGCGGTGGAACACCTGATCCAGACTGGTCGGCGACGGATTGCTCACCTTGCAGGGCCCGACAGTTTACCCAATAGCCGCGACCGGCTCAATGGCTATCGTGATGCGCTGCGGCAGTATGGTATCGCCGAAGAATCGGAACTGATCATTTCGTATGATCTGACCCTGGAGAAGGCCAATATTTACGTGAATCACCTCCTGAATCTGGCCCAGCCGCCCGACGCTTTATTTACCATCAATGACCCGACGGCTATTGAAGCGTTGAAAGTGATCAAAAGCCGGGGACTGCGCATTCCCGACGACATTGCCATCGTTGGATTCAGTAATGACCCGATTTCGGCCTTGGTCGAGCCGAGCCTGACAACGGTATCACAGCCCGTCAGCGAAATCGGGCAGCAGGCGGCTACGCTACTGATGGAGCAAATGACCGATAAAGATCACAGCAAACCGCCCCGCACAATTGTACTGGAAACGCAGCTTATTGTACGGGGATCATCGTAG